GAAGACTTTTGGACAAAATTGTTTCTCCACTTCCCAACTGCAATGCAGTTGGAAGGCTCGAACCCAACTGGCTAAACCTAGGGGCATCTCCATGAGCGAACGCGACTCCAACTGCATGGATTGGGCTGAAGGCGGAACTCCATACCAGAGTGCCTGCGTCTTCTGGCGCACTGGATCGATCCCTTAGGCTGGCTGCGGTGGTAAACGAGCGATTGACCACTAAAGCCGACGATAGGTAACCGCGGGATCGTATCCTTCGCCGGCGTGGATCGCCGCCGCGAAGCGGAGTCGGAAGGGTTGGCCACGCTTCACCGTCACGGCGCTCGCGACGCCTTGCTTCATGGCCGCACGGCCGAAAGGATTGGCCACGAACACGCCGTAGTCTCGATTGTGCCACCAGCTCGCCCGGAAACTCTGTGGATGAGCAAAGAGGGTGATGCCTACGCGCTGGCCATCCACCGTTCCGGAGTAATCGCACCAGTCTGCCGTTTGACCCCAAGTGGCTTTGGCTGATTTCAGCCCCACGCTACTGGTGATCAGTCCTCCCTTGCTTTCGGTCAGAGGAGTGGAAACGCGGGCCGCGAATCCCATCTCCTCTTGATCGCCAAACGTGAAGTCGCGCTCTTGGGATGCGAAGGTGGCATCCCATCTGAGGAGCCAAGCATTGGTTTGTGACTCCAGGCTGAGATGATTGGTCAAGGAGCAGACCGTTTCGCCGCTGGTGGTTAGCAGGCGGCACTCCGTGGCAAAGACCAGCCGTCCATCCCGGACGGCCGGGGGCTCGACGAAGCGAACATGTTCGATTCGACCCTTGTTGCGCCAGAAGTCCGTGCCATTGATATCGCCGAAGGCGAGCCAAAGTCCGGGATGCATGGTGTCGTGGTCCGTCGCATCGGCGCCCGCGATGGGCGGATGATTCCGCGTTGCTTGAATTCCATTCGGAGCATGGACATTCCGGAAGTAGGGCCGAAGGATCTTGGCGTCACGGAAAACAAACTCCGCCACGGGGCGGTGGGTGTGGGTAATGACGAGGCGATCGGGAAGCTCGCTGAAACGGAATCCATCGCCGTTACCGCCGGCCTTCTGCGCCAACAGATAGGCCGTTAGGTCCGCGACATATCCAGGTGCCAGCACCCGGTCGTAGCCGGGCATCGCCGACGTTGCGGCGGTCTGTCGCTGCCTGATCTTCGATTTGAGAATCCCTTGGCGTTGTCCGGTGGCCAGTCCGAGCGTGAGGCTGAGTCCGCTCTCCTCGAGCAGAATACCGGAGTAATCACCCTCAGCTGTTTCAACCGTCTGCAACTGGAAACCCTCCGTAATGAAGGCACTGGGCTCGAGTATGGACTGCACGATGTGACGGGAGGTGCTGCGATCGCCCACCGTGGCGAGGTCGGGTCCGAAACCGTTGCCGTGTTCGCGCAGGCGATGACACTGGAAGCAACCCGCTCCGCCGTTCGCGTGAAAGAGCCACTTGCCGCGCTCGGCATCGCCCTGAGGTAGGAGCGCAAGTACGGGATCGATGGCCGAAGCTACGGACGGCGGGGGTAGGGGCATTGGTTCGAGCGCCACGATGTAGTTGCCTTTTCCACCCGCTTTGCCGTCGTCGGTGTTGCCGCCCAGAACGATCGGACCGGCCGGGAACTCGCGCGTATGGACTTGAAAAGTCCAGTGGTCGGCGCGGATCTGCCGCTCCGTGGGCTGAAAACGGTCGCGCAGCCACTTCGGTACGGTGGACGCCCGTGTGTCGAATGCCACGTGGACACGCACCGGCACCAGGGCTTCGAAACTGAGCCATTCCTCAGCGTGCGACCCGTCATCGTTGTTGGCGGTCTGGATGAAGTCCAGACCTGCGAGCGGGGCCGGAACTTGCTTCAGGTCATAGTTCCGATCGGTGTAGGGTTTTGCGCCGGCGCGCAACCCGGCGGGCGACAGCGTGTAACGCGCGCCGGAGCGTGCTTTAATGTGTCGCGCCACGCCGATTCGAGGCGCGGCCGGCGCTGGTTCCGGTGGGGCGGCGTTCAGCGGCCGGCCTCGCACGACGACTGGCTCACCACCGCCGGATGCTTTGCGCAGCCAGAGCGTTGCCACCTCTCGGATCGCCGCCACGGGGTCGGTAGCGATTCGTTTGACCTCCGCTTCTTGAAGCGCGTGATCTTCCAGCAGCGCGAGCAGGGCCGCCTTTCGCACCCCGTCACGTGGGTCGCTCAGGAGTGGCCTGAGCTCCGTCTTGTCCTGTAGTCCGCGCAAAGTCTGCCACCCCGCGTAAAATGTGGTCGCGTCGGTCTCGACCGCGAGTAAGTCCAGAAGCGCGGGTGCGGAGGATCGTTGCCGTGCCTGGCCAATCGCCTGCACGGCCTCGAAGCGAAGTCGCGGTTCCGGGCTGTGCAGGGCTCCCATCAGGGCGGCCGGCAACTGCGTTTCCGCGCCGAGTTGGCGAACGCGCTGCGCGAGAATGTGCAAGGACTGCAGGCGGAGATTGAGTGAGGCGGCGGGGTCTTCGGCCCGGGCTGCGAACCAGGCATCGATCGTTCGGTCCTGTGGGGTTAACCGGCCCAACGTCCACGCCGTCCAGGTTTCGCGGGCCTGGCTGAGCGCGCGGGTTTGCAGGGTTGAGATCAAATCGGCTTTCACGCTGACGCCTCGACGGACCAATTCGTCCTGGGCGTTGCTACGCCACACGGGCAACGGACCGTCGAAGTCCTCCACCAGATCGCCCACCGTCCAACGCGCGAGGGCTTGGTTGCGTTTGGGTGCCTGCCAGCGTGCGGGCGGGATCCGCTTCGACGCCACGCGGAACACGCGTCCTTCGCTGGTCATCTGGTCGCCCTGATACTCCGCCCCGTAGCCGGCGCTCCAGCCGAGAATCCACAGCGCGCCGTCGGGACCGACTTCGAGGTCCGTGGGCCGAAAAAGAGCGTTCCCTCCTTGAAGGAAAGGCTCCCATTCGCCCATCGGTCGAAGCAACGCGCCGTCCCAGCGTGGACGCCACACGAAGGTGGTCTTGCGCAACCAGTCGTTGATAAAAAACACGCCGCGATGCGAGGCTGGAAACTGCGGCGAGTCGCCGAACACAACCCCGGTGCCGGATCCTTCGAACAGGGGCCCGCTCACTGGGGCGGACGGCTCATGTGACTCGGTCCCCCAATGCGCGCTCCAGGGATGATTCCAACCGAAGTTGGCTCCGAAGAACGGCATGAAGACCCGATCTCCGGTGGTTTGGTCGTTGTCGGTGCCAAGCCAGTTGAAACCGGTGTCGAAGGCGATGTCCCACGGGTTGCGGAAACCGCGCGCGACGATCTCGAGATTCGCGCCGCCGTCGTCGCAGCGCAGTACTCCACCTTCGCGGCCCCAATCGTCCGCCGGATCATGATAGGCCTTCCGGTAGTCGCCCGTTTTGAAACTGCTCGGTTGAGGGAAGTCCGGTGAGCCGGCGGGAGCGCTGACACCCCACAAATCTCGGAATGGTTTGGGCGCAATGCGGCCCGGTTCGGTCAACCCCTTCGAGTTACCCTTACTCATGTAGAGTTTGCCATCGGGTGCCCAGTTGAGGCCGTGCAATCCATGCTCCAGATTTCCGAGATCGGTGTAGATGCGGACATATTCATCGGCCTGATCGTCGCCATCGAGATCGCGCACGACGGTGAGGTCCGGCGCGTTGGCCACCCACAAATCTCGTCCGCGCCAAGCGAGGCCCTGAATGGCGTTGAAACCGGTGGCGAAGACCTGGGTGCGATCGGCAGCGCCATCGCCGTTGTCGTCGAGAACGAGCACGACACTGTCGCCCGGTGTGTCCGGCTTGGGGTTCCGATACTGCGGCCCCATGCCGACGCAGAGGCGTCCCTTAGCATCGAAAGCCATCGAGCAAGGCTGGCGCACGAGCGGTTCGCGGGCGAAGATGGAAACGTCGAATCCAGGGGGTACCGTGGGTAGGGCGTTTCGATCCGCATTGGGATCTAGGAAGTCCGCGGCCCCGGCGGTCATGGACGCGGCCGTGACGGAACAGAGAATGCGCCGAAGCAAGGCGCTAATTCTCGGAGCGCGGCGACAAGTGTGCATGACTCCACCCTGTCGCCTTCGGTCAAACTTTACGATCTGTTTCTGCCGGGGAGGGAAGCGTCCGGGGACGGACGTCGTGCGACAAAACTCCCCGGCGCGCCAGATCGTCCCATTCCACCCCTCCTTATTCCACGAGCAGGCGGAAGAACACGTTGCTCTGACCGGTGGTGGAGAGGCGGGCTTCGAAGCGTTTGGCCGTGGAGTTCGCCACGGTTCCGAGCGGGATGATCTGGAGGTTGTTCGTGGTCCAACTGCTCAGGTTGCTGCTCCAGTCCACCTGCGAGGTCAGACCGAAGGTGTTGGAGGCCTGCTGCCACTGGAGCTTGAACTGCTGGGCCGCCCGATCCAAGACGGGCACGATGATACGGTTGGTGTTGGGGGTTAGCGGATCGCTCCCGAAGAAAAGCTCATCGAAATTGAGTATGCCGTCGCCGTCGGGATCGACGTCGGCGCGGCGGTCCTCTGCCGGGGTGCCGGCCACGAACGGCCCGGCTGGCTGGTTGATGAAGTTCACATAGGGATCGGTCGGCCGCCATTCCCAGTCGCCGGCGCCTGATCCAGCCACCGTGTTGAAAGCTGGAGTGCCGATGAGGAAGCCGTGTTCGAAGCCATGCAGTCCCACCCCGTATCGGGATCGGGAGTGACCGGTTACCTCCCCGGTTCGGATCCATCGATCTTGCCCCTCGTCATGGGCGAAAAAGCCCACCACGCCGTGAGCGGGCGGGGTCTGCGTTCCTCCCGAGGCCACCGCACCAAGCGCCAAACGTCCGTTGCTCAGCGCGATGGTGTTGCCCGCCTTGGCGCGTTGGGTGAGGTTACCATCGAAGGAGTTGGTGATCTCCTGGTGGAAGGTCCATTCGCCCGCCGGTTGGATACGACGAAAGAGCGTGGCCGATCCGGCATCGGGCTGAAAACTCCGGGGTCCGATCTGCGCATCCCGCCCCACCGACCCGACCGCCAGCCATTCGACGCCGCCGCGGACTTCAAGCGCGAGGGAGGTGCCAAAGGCGTCGCTTAAGTTGAAGATGTCACTGGGTGGCACCGAGGCCGAGCGGAACTCCTTCTCGGGTACATAGAGGCCGTTCGGATTGCGTCGGTAGACGATCACTCCGCCTTGGCCGGTCACCAATCCGTTGGTGCCGGGATTTGGGGATGCCGGCGCGCCGACCGCGATCAAGTCCTCGTGAATCGCGACCGAGGTTCCCAATCCAACCCAATCGCTGGAGTTGCTGGTCAGGATCTGGGTGCGGGTCCAGACACCGAGCGGACTGACTTCGTACACCAGCGCGCCGAATCGCGACCCTACCACCAAGCGATCCCGATGCATGGCGATGCTGATGCCGAATTGCATGTTGGGTTGACGATAGGCGGAGTCGGCGGGGCCCGGCAGTTCCGGTCCTGGCAGCCAGCCCCCATCGGGAGGAAATTCGATCAGCTGCACGTGATGGATCTTGGGTGGAACGTCGAGGGGGCCACCGAACCCAGACCGAGACATGCCCCGGGTCACGGCGATCCAACGGTCGCCTGCGGCCACCGCGCTGCCAAAGTAATGATATGCCACCGGTGTGATCGCATCGATCACCCAGAAACGTTTCTTGACCACGTCGTCGACGAAGTAAGACTCATCCAATTCCCATACCACGACTTTCCCTGCGCGGAGCACTTCCTCGCCGTTGTACTCTACGGTGGCCCCCGGACGACCGATGACCAGGAACCGACTGCTGCCTGCCACGCTGTATCCCTCACTGTCTCCGCCCAATGGATTCGGCGGGCCGGGCGGGCGATAGACCGGGGCAGGAGGAGTGCTCCCGACACTGGCGGCGACCAGAACCGCGTTCGGTGGTGCCAGCAGGTAGGCGGCACACAATGCCAGCTGCCCAAGGACTTTCAGGCGCAGAGAGGCTCTAAGTATCATTGGATCATCCAGGTACACGTTCTGGGGAGAGTAACACACGATGGGGCCATTGCAATGGACCTCTATTGGGGAGTCGCATGCGACTGGCTAATCTCGGGTCATTGAGAGACGTGATGCAGGCGTGGGTTCAGGTCTCGGGTTGATTGGAACGAGCGCCTCATTCGTACCGATTATTCCATACGTACGTTCGAATTAATCCGTACGACGGTTTACGACGTGGGTTTCTCCAACGTGAAGGAAAAGCGGGGGCATGCCACCCGCGCTCCATACCCCTCGGGGGGAAAGCCGCATTAGCCGCAAAGAACGAAAAGAGACGAAAGAAAGCGGACGGAGGTAAGGTGAGTGATTTCCAGGGTTCCGCCGTTTTTTCGTTTCTTCTATCGTCGTAACCTGCGATCACGGATGTCTGATTTGACTATGCGCGCCACGTCCTCGAAGCCAGTTCGCAACTTAGTGTTGGTGCTGGGGGATCAACTCAACTCAAATTCCGCGGCGTTTGACGGTTTCGATCCCGCCCAGGATCAGGTATGGATGGCGGAGGTGGCGGAGGAATCCACCCACGTGTGGACGCATCAAGCACGCATCGCGATCTTCCTCTCCGGTATGCGGCATTTTCGTGACGCCTTGCGCGCGCGCGAGTGGACTGTCGTGTATCGGTCACTCGACGATGCAGACAACGTCGGCACTCTGGCGGCCGAGTTGACGCGGGCCATCCGACAGCTGCGGCCACAACGGCTCATCCTGGTGGAGGCCGGTGAATGGCGCGTGGCACGAGTGCTGGAGGGGGTTTCCAAACTCACCGAGGTGCCGCTGGAGGTTCGCGCTGACCGGCACTTTATCTGCACGAGTGACGAGTTCGCGGCACATGCGCGGGGTCGAAAGCAGTTGCGCATGGAGTTTTTTTATCGGGAGATGCGTCGGAAGCAGGGTGTGTTGATGGAGGGCGATCAGCCGGTCGGCGGGGCCTGGAACTTCGACGCCGAGAATCGGGAGAGCTTCGGAAAGAAGGGGCCGCCGAACGTTGTTGAACCCATCGCATTCCCACCGGATGACATCACGAGGGAAGTACTTACATTGGTTGAGAGAACCTTCCCCCAGCATCCGGGCAGCCTGAGGCACTTTGATTGGCCGGTGACGACGCAGCAGGCGCGGGCGGCCTTGGCCGATTTCATTCAGCACCGGCTCCCCCAATTCGGACAGTTCCAAGACGCCATGTGGTCGAGCAGCGAAAGCCTCTTCAGCGATGGGCCCGGGCGTTCACAAACTTTTCTGTATCATTCGCGGCTGTCGGCAGCGATGAATTTGAAGCTGCTGGATCCGCGTGAAGTGATATCGGCGGCCGAGCGGGAGTTTCGTGCGGATCGTGTCTCGCTGGCGAGCGTCGAGGGCTTCATCCGTCAGATCCTTGGCTGGCGCGAGTATGTTCGCGGTATTTATTGGGATCGGATGCCGGAATACCTGGAACTCAATGCGCTCAACGCTACGGCCCCGCTGCCGGAGTTCTTCTGGACTGCCAACACCGAGATGCGGTGCTTACGCGAAGTCATTGGGCAGACCCTGGCGTTCGGCTATGCACATCATATCCAACGCCTGATGGTCACGGGGCTCTTCACCTTGCTGCTGGGGGTGCGTCCACAACGGGTTCATGAGTGGTATCTCGCCGTCTATGTGGATGCGGTGGAATGGGTCGAATTGCCCAACACCCTCGGCATGTCGCAGTTTGGCGATGGAGGAGTCATGGCGAGCAAACCATATGTCGCTAGTGGAAAGTACATCCAGCGCATGAGCAATTATTGTGCGGGATGCCGTTTCGATCCCGCGCTGAGCGTTGGGGCGGACGCGTGTCCGTTCACGACCCTGTATTGGGATTTTCTGCTGCGTCACGAGGCGTTGCTGAAGAAGAACCAACGCATGACCATGCAGCTGAAAAACCTCGCTCGACTGACCGTGGCCGACCGAGAAGCGATCTCTCAGCAGGCGCACCGGATTAAAAGTTCTTTGTCGGGCTCCTAGCTCACCCCAACCCAGTTTCTGATGCCTACCCGGTAAAGCCACATTAGCCGCAAAAAACGAAAGGAGACGAAAAAAGCGGGCGGATGCAGGGCGGGTGAGGGCCTGAGTTCAGAAGTTCTTTCGTCATCTTTCGTTTCTTGCGGCTAAAGAAGCTGTCGGGGTCTTCGCCGGCCCGTGGGGTGGAAGAAAGGGAAAGGGTGGGGAATCGTGCAGTGGAGGACGAACGCTACATTGTAGTGTCGACCGGCAGGGCGAGGGTTGACGACGAATGATGGACCTGCACGAATCCTAAGGGTTCCTTAGGGTCTCTGGATGGTACCCGGCCTTCTCCCAAGCCGCCACTCCGCCTTCCAGATTGAAGATGCTTTTGAAGCCAAGTCGCGCGAGCTCTGCTGCCGCGATAGCACCGCGGGACCCGACATGGCAGTTCACGAGAATGGGCTTTCGCTTGTCAAACTGTGCCGCTTTCGCCGAGAAGTCGGGCGAGTGGATGTTCAGGTTCACGGCCCCGGTCACGTGGCCCTTGGCGAACTCCTCGGCGCTGCGCACATCGATCACCGGGGCTTTGCCCTTCACGCGACGTTTTTCGAAGTCGGCGACGTTGATCTCCTTGAACCCGCCTTCTGAACGGGCCTGTACCGCCGCTGCCTTGGTCTGTTCGCCTCGTGCGATGCGTATGGCTTTCGCCAAGTTCGTTGCGGTGCCGCGGCCCCAAAAGTGAAGGAATAGATAGCGAGGGGTCTCGTGAATCATGTGATGATGAATCGCCACGATGTTGATGCCCGAATCCCGCAGGCTCTTGATCACCGGCTGAAGTTCGTTCTCCTGACACGCGAAGTCGCCACCCACCACCGCGTTCTCGTCGGTGCCGCCGAAGCACGCCCAGGTGTTGAGCCCCATTTCCTTTCCGACGACACATCCGCAATCCATCCGGGCGACTCGTCCAAAGACAAACTTCACCATGCCATCCTTCACCTGTGGAGTCGCAGTGAACGCCTCCGCGAGAGGTGTGGCACTGATGGCGTTCCTCTCGGGTATGGCCGAACCAACAGATTTGCCAGGGAACGGATTTGTTCGGCGGATGTCCTTCATTTTGGACAGCGCCGCGTTCACGCCATTCGCCAGGCTGTCGATCGTTCCTTCGCCCCCAATGTGCATGAAATAGACCGGCGGTTCGGCCTGGAAAAAGTGGTTGTGCAGCGCGGTGACTGCGAGGCCGTTTGCGAGAGCGGCACTCATGACGGGATTCACTTCATCTTCGAACAAGACGAGATCGCCCATGACCATCGCCTCGGTTTTTCTACCCGAATGAAACGCGGCCCACGAACTGAGTCCCATGAAGGCGGGCATCTTCCAGTTGTCCACTTTCACCGAGACGTCGTTACGCGGATAGGAAACCTTGAACACGCCCTCGGTAGCAATCCAGGTGCCGTTGAGTCCAGTGAGCGCGGCGATGCGATTGGTGTCGAGCTGGGCTGCATACAGGTCGGAGATTGATAAAACCAAGGAGCAGTAGAACGCAGTGAATACTAGGGCGGGCCTCATACAGGAGGACATGGTAAGCTAGAAGTCATTCGTTGCAAGTTCATCTGACGAAGGGTGATTCTAGGGGGCTGAGAGGAGCACAAGCCGCGACGGATCGGCGTCTCGGACTCTGAACCTCGGTCGGGACTTGGTACCCTATAGCCCGCTGCCACCGATAAAGATGGCGACTAAGAAGGTGCTCGCCTTTACCCCCCTCCTTGTGTAGATTTGATACCGAGCCCCGCTCAGCCAGTTTGACTCATTCCTGTCGCCAAAATGTATCTATGAGCAAGTATTTTACCCTCGTCGCACAGTTGATCCTCGCGGCCGGTCTGATTTCGAACGCGCGGGCTGGCGTCACTCTGCATGC
The nucleotide sequence above comes from Verrucomicrobiales bacterium. Encoded proteins:
- a CDS encoding cryptochrome/photolyase family protein, translating into MRATSSKPVRNLVLVLGDQLNSNSAAFDGFDPAQDQVWMAEVAEESTHVWTHQARIAIFLSGMRHFRDALRAREWTVVYRSLDDADNVGTLAAELTRAIRQLRPQRLILVEAGEWRVARVLEGVSKLTEVPLEVRADRHFICTSDEFAAHARGRKQLRMEFFYREMRRKQGVLMEGDQPVGGAWNFDAENRESFGKKGPPNVVEPIAFPPDDITREVLTLVERTFPQHPGSLRHFDWPVTTQQARAALADFIQHRLPQFGQFQDAMWSSSESLFSDGPGRSQTFLYHSRLSAAMNLKLLDPREVISAAEREFRADRVSLASVEGFIRQILGWREYVRGIYWDRMPEYLELNALNATAPLPEFFWTANTEMRCLREVIGQTLAFGYAHHIQRLMVTGLFTLLLGVRPQRVHEWYLAVYVDAVEWVELPNTLGMSQFGDGGVMASKPYVASGKYIQRMSNYCAGCRFDPALSVGADACPFTTLYWDFLLRHEALLKKNQRMTMQLKNLARLTVADREAISQQAHRIKSSLSGS
- a CDS encoding PmoA family protein, with product MHTCRRAPRISALLRRILCSVTAASMTAGAADFLDPNADRNALPTVPPGFDVSIFAREPLVRQPCSMAFDAKGRLCVGMGPQYRNPKPDTPGDSVVLVLDDNGDGAADRTQVFATGFNAIQGLAWRGRDLWVANAPDLTVVRDLDGDDQADEYVRIYTDLGNLEHGLHGLNWAPDGKLYMSKGNSKGLTEPGRIAPKPFRDLWGVSAPAGSPDFPQPSSFKTGDYRKAYHDPADDWGREGGVLRCDDGGANLEIVARGFRNPWDIAFDTGFNWLGTDNDQTTGDRVFMPFFGANFGWNHPWSAHWGTESHEPSAPVSGPLFEGSGTGVVFGDSPQFPASHRGVFFINDWLRKTTFVWRPRWDGALLRPMGEWEPFLQGGNALFRPTDLEVGPDGALWILGWSAGYGAEYQGDQMTSEGRVFRVASKRIPPARWQAPKRNQALARWTVGDLVEDFDGPLPVWRSNAQDELVRRGVSVKADLISTLQTRALSQARETWTAWTLGRLTPQDRTIDAWFAARAEDPAASLNLRLQSLHILAQRVRQLGAETQLPAALMGALHSPEPRLRFEAVQAIGQARQRSSAPALLDLLAVETDATTFYAGWQTLRGLQDKTELRPLLSDPRDGVRKAALLALLEDHALQEAEVKRIATDPVAAIREVATLWLRKASGGGEPVVVRGRPLNAAPPEPAPAAPRIGVARHIKARSGARYTLSPAGLRAGAKPYTDRNYDLKQVPAPLAGLDFIQTANNDDGSHAEEWLSFEALVPVRVHVAFDTRASTVPKWLRDRFQPTERQIRADHWTFQVHTREFPAGPIVLGGNTDDGKAGGKGNYIVALEPMPLPPPSVASAIDPVLALLPQGDAERGKWLFHANGGAGCFQCHRLREHGNGFGPDLATVGDRSTSRHIVQSILEPSAFITEGFQLQTVETAEGDYSGILLEESGLSLTLGLATGQRQGILKSKIRQRQTAATSAMPGYDRVLAPGYVADLTAYLLAQKAGGNGDGFRFSELPDRLVITHTHRPVAEFVFRDAKILRPYFRNVHAPNGIQATRNHPPIAGADATDHDTMHPGLWLAFGDINGTDFWRNKGRIEHVRFVEPPAVRDGRLVFATECRLLTTSGETVCSLTNHLSLESQTNAWLLRWDATFASQERDFTFGDQEEMGFAARVSTPLTESKGGLITSSVGLKSAKATWGQTADWCDYSGTVDGQRVGITLFAHPQSFRASWWHNRDYGVFVANPFGRAAMKQGVASAVTVKRGQPFRLRFAAAIHAGEGYDPAVTYRRL
- a CDS encoding DUF1259 domain-containing protein, giving the protein MRPALVFTAFYCSLVLSISDLYAAQLDTNRIAALTGLNGTWIATEGVFKVSYPRNDVSVKVDNWKMPAFMGLSSWAAFHSGRKTEAMVMGDLVLFEDEVNPVMSAALANGLAVTALHNHFFQAEPPVYFMHIGGEGTIDSLANGVNAALSKMKDIRRTNPFPGKSVGSAIPERNAISATPLAEAFTATPQVKDGMVKFVFGRVARMDCGCVVGKEMGLNTWACFGGTDENAVVGGDFACQENELQPVIKSLRDSGINIVAIHHHMIHETPRYLFLHFWGRGTATNLAKAIRIARGEQTKAAAVQARSEGGFKEINVADFEKRRVKGKAPVIDVRSAEEFAKGHVTGAVNLNIHSPDFSAKAAQFDKRKPILVNCHVGSRGAIAAAELARLGFKSIFNLEGGVAAWEKAGYHPETLRNP